Proteins encoded by one window of Roseibium sp. Sym1:
- the grxB gene encoding glutaredoxin 2, which produces MKLLMFEHCSLCFRVRMIAALKGIVLEEQVVLDDDSAAMISLVGRRVIPILVRDDGTPMLESMDMVDYIEAMGDPVLTGPERPDIAELCARILKISPFLTMPRYPLLNLPEMATASACAHFLARKLKVYEDFEALKARTSDFIGELMPVLKDLDHRIESPEAVNGELSRDDIRLLPLLRSAAVVKDLVYPDKVRTYFETLMARTGIEPLPVV; this is translated from the coding sequence ATGAAACTCCTGATGTTCGAGCACTGCTCGCTCTGTTTCCGCGTGCGCATGATCGCGGCGCTGAAAGGCATCGTACTGGAAGAGCAGGTGGTTCTCGACGATGACAGCGCGGCGATGATCTCGCTGGTCGGACGGCGGGTGATCCCGATCCTCGTCAGGGACGATGGCACGCCGATGCTGGAAAGCATGGATATGGTCGATTACATCGAGGCCATGGGCGATCCGGTCCTCACCGGGCCGGAGCGACCGGACATCGCGGAGCTCTGTGCCCGTATCCTGAAGATCTCGCCCTTTCTGACCATGCCGCGCTATCCGCTTCTGAACCTGCCCGAAATGGCGACCGCGTCCGCATGCGCGCATTTTCTAGCCCGCAAGCTCAAGGTCTACGAGGATTTCGAGGCCTTGAAGGCCCGCACATCGGACTTTATCGGCGAACTGATGCCTGTGCTCAAAGATCTCGACCACAGGATCGAGAGCCCCGAGGCCGTCAATGGTGAACTCTCCAGGGACGACATCCGTTTGTTGCCGCTGCTGAGATCGGCGGCGGTGGTGAAGGACCTCGTTTACCCCGACAAGGTCCGGACCTATTTCGAGACACTCATGGCGCGTACAGGCATTGAGCCGCTGCCGGTGGTATGA
- a CDS encoding LysR family transcriptional regulator: MNWQTITFDWNQARAFLVTAEEGSLSAAARALGLTQPTLSRQVAALEETLGVTLFQRVSKSLILTEAGVELVDHVRAMGEAASRVSLAASGKSQQVEGLVTVSTTDLMAAHVLPDILRNLREVAPGIEVKLLCTNSLSDLRRREADIAIRHVAPDHPDLFARKLREAPARVFGARSLVEQYERPLTKADAPEMDFIGFDNNEELVGYLRAFGLEVSEANIRLGSPNGVVAWELVRQGFGLSIMADEIAARFPEIVPAFTDLDPITFPIWLVTHRELHTSRRIRVVFDHLAEGLLKVKPTNISGD; the protein is encoded by the coding sequence ATGAACTGGCAGACCATCACCTTCGACTGGAACCAGGCCCGTGCCTTTCTCGTCACCGCCGAGGAAGGCTCTCTCTCGGCCGCCGCGCGCGCGCTCGGCCTGACACAGCCGACCTTGAGCCGGCAGGTGGCCGCCCTTGAAGAAACCCTGGGCGTTACACTGTTCCAGCGGGTGTCCAAGTCGCTCATCCTGACGGAGGCCGGGGTCGAGCTGGTTGACCATGTCCGCGCCATGGGCGAGGCCGCCAGCCGCGTGTCCCTCGCCGCATCGGGCAAATCGCAGCAGGTCGAGGGACTGGTGACCGTCTCGACCACGGACCTGATGGCCGCGCATGTCCTGCCCGACATCCTCAGGAACCTGCGCGAGGTGGCGCCCGGGATCGAGGTAAAGCTGCTGTGTACCAACAGCCTCAGCGACCTGCGCCGCCGCGAAGCCGATATCGCCATCCGCCATGTCGCGCCCGACCATCCGGACCTTTTTGCCCGCAAGCTGCGCGAGGCCCCTGCCCGCGTCTTCGGCGCAAGATCCCTTGTCGAACAATACGAGCGGCCGCTGACAAAAGCCGACGCGCCGGAGATGGATTTCATCGGCTTCGACAACAACGAGGAACTGGTCGGTTACTTAAGGGCCTTCGGACTGGAGGTCAGCGAGGCCAATATCCGCCTCGGCTCGCCGAACGGCGTTGTCGCCTGGGAACTGGTTCGCCAGGGCTTCGGCCTGTCGATCATGGCCGACGAGATCGCCGCCCGCTTTCCCGAGATCGTGCCGGCCTTCACGGATCTCGACCCGATCACCTTCCCGATCTGGCTGGTCACCCACCGCGAACTGCACACCAGCCGAAGGATCCGGGTGGTGTTCGATCATCTGGCGGAAGGGCTGTTGAAGGTTAAGCCGACCAATATATCTGGAGACTGA
- a CDS encoding class I SAM-dependent methyltransferase, with protein sequence MTLTQQGGLSTRFWDKAARKYAASPIRNEEAYKKTLARTIEHLGPNDAVLELGCGTGSTALLLAGNVKSYRATDFAKGMIDIAEEKLAAGRADGSAPEGLSFAVADGFSERVEPLNGGHYDAVLGFNFLHLVETPEDLLERVHHLLKPGGLFISKTVCLRKKAWLFGPMIKALQLIGKAPFVRIFSFDTLEQTITQAGFEIIETGTYPAPYSRFVVARKV encoded by the coding sequence ATGACACTGACACAACAAGGCGGCCTGTCGACCCGTTTCTGGGACAAGGCAGCCCGCAAATACGCTGCTTCCCCGATCAGAAACGAGGAAGCCTACAAAAAGACCCTTGCGCGCACGATCGAGCATCTTGGTCCGAATGATGCCGTGCTTGAACTCGGCTGTGGCACCGGTTCGACCGCGTTGCTCCTTGCTGGCAACGTGAAATCCTACAGGGCAACGGATTTTGCCAAGGGCATGATCGACATCGCGGAAGAGAAACTCGCCGCCGGGAGGGCGGACGGATCGGCCCCGGAGGGATTGAGCTTCGCGGTCGCCGACGGCTTCAGTGAGAGGGTCGAGCCGCTGAACGGCGGACACTACGATGCCGTGCTCGGGTTCAACTTCCTGCACCTCGTCGAGACCCCTGAGGACCTGCTGGAACGGGTGCATCATCTATTGAAACCCGGCGGACTGTTCATCTCCAAGACCGTCTGCCTTCGGAAAAAGGCCTGGCTGTTCGGTCCGATGATCAAGGCGCTTCAACTGATCGGCAAGGCCCCTTTCGTGCGCATATTTTCGTTCGATACCCTGGAGCAGACGATCACGCAGGCCGGCTTCGAGATCATCGAGACGGGAACCTACCCGGCCCCCTACAGCCGGTTCGTGGTTGCCCGCAAGGTCTGA
- a CDS encoding LysR substrate-binding domain-containing protein, whose translation MINITLKQLRYFEALARHGHFGRAAESCAISQPALSMQIKEMEEVLGAPLLERGARQVRLTQFGEVAVVRAREILRAADELGDLARASRDRLVGRLRIGVIPTVAPYLLPRVVGDLTETYPELDIHVRETVTPKLIQELGDGQLDTAIVALPVSETSLDETPLFDERFVLVRSAKEANAPLPNADSLREMRLLLLEEGHCFRDQALSFCNLPSGPPREVLDASSLSTLVQMVSAGMGVTLIPEMAVPVETRSASVSISRFEVPEPRRTVGMVWRKSSPLAGQLTEIADIVRKAAGHLPHQASGQ comes from the coding sequence ATGATCAACATCACCCTCAAACAGCTGCGCTATTTCGAGGCCCTGGCCCGCCACGGCCATTTCGGCCGGGCCGCGGAATCCTGCGCGATATCGCAGCCGGCGCTGTCCATGCAGATCAAGGAAATGGAGGAAGTCCTCGGTGCCCCCCTCCTGGAACGCGGTGCCCGGCAGGTCCGACTGACCCAGTTCGGCGAGGTTGCCGTCGTGCGTGCGCGCGAGATCCTGCGCGCGGCAGACGAGCTTGGTGATCTCGCGCGGGCGTCGCGCGACCGGCTGGTCGGCAGATTGCGCATCGGCGTGATTCCGACCGTTGCCCCCTATCTTCTGCCACGCGTCGTCGGCGACCTGACGGAGACCTATCCCGAGCTTGATATCCATGTGCGCGAGACTGTCACGCCGAAGTTGATCCAGGAACTCGGCGACGGCCAGCTCGACACGGCGATTGTTGCCCTGCCCGTCTCGGAGACCTCCCTCGACGAGACGCCCCTCTTCGACGAACGTTTCGTCCTGGTCCGCTCCGCAAAGGAGGCGAATGCGCCTCTGCCCAATGCAGATTCCTTGCGGGAAATGCGCCTGCTGCTGCTCGAGGAGGGCCACTGTTTTCGCGACCAGGCCCTGTCCTTCTGCAACCTGCCCTCCGGCCCGCCCCGCGAGGTTCTCGATGCCAGCTCGCTGTCGACCCTTGTACAGATGGTCAGCGCCGGCATGGGGGTGACCCTGATCCCGGAAATGGCGGTGCCGGTGGAAACCCGCTCCGCCTCCGTCTCCATTTCCCGCTTCGAGGTGCCGGAGCCCCGGCGCACGGTCGGCATGGTCTGGCGCAAGTCCAGTCCCCTTGCCGGGCAGCTCACCGAGATCGCCGACATCGTGCGCAAGGCGGCCGGTCATCTGCCCCATCAGGCCTCCGGCCAATGA
- a CDS encoding MFS transporter, with product MLVRDRAFFASMFLTVLADQILLFLVPLVIFQITGNVAWSGLAFFFETLPRYLTFPVAGILCDRVSPILLLRVSRILRAAACALGIAGQIAFGGVWWLIGLSAVVGVLTTQGLLALEMVLVRAFADQRFEKVASYGQIAAQMGVVLGPLVAAYLMALWPWQAVVVLATALFVLADLAFLLWPGQARMQAVPDGRLNRHPLADLTHALTLVWQLPGLMRAILQAAGVNLIIGATLATAAAMMTGFFAQSEQVYAWLQVGGALATLAVLTLTAHVAFRLGTLGLTAYALICLGAVLTGLGAHPLIYATGFLLIAGFDKMFNIYVRTLRKEIIPPAEFGKTTGVIICLNNLSQPLAGLVVALFAAGDDARAVLLGLAAVMAVLGGVTFSRR from the coding sequence ATGCTTGTCCGCGACCGCGCGTTTTTCGCGTCCATGTTCCTGACGGTGCTGGCCGACCAGATCCTCCTGTTCCTGGTGCCGCTGGTGATCTTCCAGATCACCGGCAATGTCGCCTGGTCGGGACTGGCGTTTTTCTTCGAGACCCTGCCGCGTTACCTGACCTTTCCCGTCGCCGGTATCCTGTGCGACCGGGTCTCGCCGATCCTGTTGCTGCGTGTCAGCCGGATCCTGAGGGCGGCTGCCTGTGCGCTCGGCATCGCCGGGCAGATCGCTTTCGGGGGCGTCTGGTGGCTGATCGGCCTCTCCGCCGTTGTCGGCGTTCTGACGACCCAGGGCCTCCTGGCGCTGGAAATGGTGCTTGTGCGCGCCTTCGCCGACCAGCGTTTCGAGAAGGTCGCCAGCTACGGCCAGATCGCCGCGCAGATGGGCGTGGTCCTGGGGCCGCTTGTGGCGGCCTACCTGATGGCGCTATGGCCGTGGCAGGCGGTTGTCGTCCTGGCGACGGCCCTGTTCGTGCTGGCCGATCTTGCCTTCCTGCTGTGGCCGGGGCAGGCCCGCATGCAGGCAGTGCCGGACGGCAGGCTGAACCGCCATCCGTTGGCGGACCTGACACATGCGCTGACCCTGGTCTGGCAGCTGCCCGGCCTCATGCGCGCGATCCTGCAGGCTGCCGGGGTCAACCTGATCATCGGGGCGACCCTTGCAACCGCCGCCGCCATGATGACCGGGTTCTTCGCCCAGAGTGAACAGGTCTACGCCTGGCTGCAGGTCGGCGGTGCGCTGGCGACGCTTGCCGTTCTGACGCTGACCGCCCATGTGGCGTTTCGTCTGGGTACGCTCGGCCTGACGGCCTACGCCCTGATCTGCCTCGGCGCGGTCCTGACGGGACTGGGGGCCCACCCGCTCATTTATGCTACCGGATTCCTGCTCATCGCCGGCTTCGACAAGATGTTCAACATCTATGTCAGGACCCTGCGCAAGGAGATCATCCCGCCGGCGGAATTCGGCAAGACGACCGGCGTCATCATCTGCCTCAACAACCTGTCCCAGCCGCTGGCCGGTCTGGTGGTGGCGCTGTTCGCTGCCGGGGACGATGCCCGGGCGGTGCTGCTCGGCCTTGCCGCGGTGATGGCGGTCCTCGGCGGCGTGACCTTTTCCAGGCGCTGA
- a CDS encoding serine hydrolase domain-containing protein, translated as MAYASGLFEPLQAAYPRSVWPALGSFETIPGQPRPLHQVPALAQLNTRGQDLFKDSGSHALLVLHGGRLVLENYADGYGPQTRFNSYSLIKSVVGALVLRAVSEGKISNLDDPVGTYLSGFGTEDFRNRPVGSFLEMRSGLDFEADGADKQDRLTTYNPFGKLAQLHAGSISAVEDQLKVSPEKMDLFVYQNVNTAVLGHVLETVYGRPLHQLVTERIWLPAGAGEAHWLRHGKDGPVTAYCCLYATPKDWLRVGRYLMTNGTPERPFLPQNLWGDYFGAGLSGKGRSDGTYGSHIRHNVLDRPGEALQGPFSYMMGQGGQIVYIMPGEDLVVVRFGERHSLLHSTLYSAWNSLAGKN; from the coding sequence GTGGCCTATGCCAGTGGCCTGTTCGAGCCGCTGCAGGCGGCCTATCCGCGCTCGGTCTGGCCGGCGCTCGGATCGTTCGAAACGATCCCGGGCCAACCCAGGCCACTTCACCAGGTACCGGCTCTCGCTCAACTGAATACGCGTGGACAAGACCTGTTCAAGGACTCCGGCAGCCACGCCCTGCTGGTGCTTCACGGCGGCCGCCTTGTTCTGGAGAACTATGCCGACGGCTACGGACCACAGACCAGGTTCAATTCCTACTCGCTGATCAAGAGCGTGGTCGGCGCGCTTGTCCTTCGGGCCGTATCAGAGGGGAAGATCTCCAACCTGGACGATCCGGTCGGCACCTATTTGTCCGGGTTCGGGACCGAAGATTTCCGCAACAGGCCGGTCGGCAGCTTTCTGGAGATGCGCAGCGGGCTCGATTTCGAAGCGGACGGAGCGGACAAGCAGGACCGACTGACAACCTATAACCCGTTCGGGAAACTGGCGCAGCTCCATGCCGGCAGCATCTCCGCTGTTGAAGACCAGTTGAAGGTCTCGCCGGAAAAGATGGACCTGTTCGTCTACCAGAATGTGAATACCGCCGTGCTCGGACATGTGCTTGAAACGGTCTATGGCCGGCCGCTCCACCAGCTGGTTACGGAGCGTATCTGGCTGCCTGCCGGTGCTGGTGAGGCTCATTGGCTGAGGCACGGAAAGGATGGGCCGGTCACGGCCTATTGCTGCCTTTACGCCACCCCGAAGGACTGGCTCAGGGTCGGGCGCTACCTGATGACCAACGGGACGCCTGAACGGCCGTTCTTGCCGCAAAATCTGTGGGGCGATTATTTCGGCGCCGGCCTTTCCGGCAAGGGCCGGTCAGACGGCACATACGGGTCGCATATCCGTCACAACGTCCTCGACCGGCCGGGCGAAGCGCTCCAGGGCCCGTTTTCCTACATGATGGGGCAGGGCGGGCAGATCGTTTACATAATGCCAGGGGAGGATCTGGTTGTCGTCCGCTTCGGCGAGCGCCACTCCCTGCTGCATTCAACGCTTTATTCAGCGTGGAACAGTCTGGCGGGCAAAAACTGA